Proteins encoded by one window of Salvia splendens isolate huo1 chromosome 5, SspV2, whole genome shotgun sequence:
- the LOC121803765 gene encoding G-type lectin S-receptor-like serine/threonine-protein kinase At1g11330 has product MVLSNATENFDRTNKLGQGGFGSVYRGKLPNGVEIAVKRLARSSNQGVEEFMNEVEVISRLQHRNLVKLLGCCVESEEKLLVYEYMPNGSLDTYLFGSHKHDFLNWQTRKLIIKGICRGLLYLHRDSRLRIIHRDLKASNILLDEVFNPKISDFDMARIFGGKK; this is encoded by the exons ATGGTGCTCTCAAATGCAACAGAAAATTTTGATCGCACCAATAAGCTCGGACAGGGTGGCTTTGGTTCTGTTTACAGA GGGAAATTGCCAAATGGAGTAGAAATTGCTGTAAAAAGGCTAGCAAGATCCTCAAACCAAGGGGTGGAAGAGTTCATGAATGAGGTTGAGGTGATTTCTCGGCTTCAGCACCGCAATCTTGTTAAACTTCTTGGTTGTTGTGTTGAATCAGAAGAAAAACTGCTAGTTTATGAATACATGCCAAATGGAAGCTTGGATACCTATCTCTTTG gTTCCCATAAACATGACTTTCTTAATTGGCAAACACGCAAATTAATTATTAAGGGAATCTGTCGAGGCCTCCTTTACCTACATCGCGATTCAAGGTTAAGGATTATTCACAGAGATCTAAAGGCAAGTAATATCTTGTTGGATGAAGTGTTTAACCCTAAAATATCCGACTTTGATATGGCAAGGATTTTCGGTGGCAAGAAATAG
- the LOC121802631 gene encoding uncharacterized protein LOC121802631: MNTALQCQFPANFCTDYGNRLLKCNSFSKRASFIRRCIKNETKSQPHQGFSVLTTDPQPQLDIGSIWSSMGFYVFSIHVPLSFGGLSAAAKILHQPILDPQTEAFFIFAIQTLELSIVLLLLKCPGKPQYDLTDFFRANKSSKQRSWLLASVLGLGILLSLVFITSYFAERLIGPKDVNNPFVKDILTSGWSSATACILVYSIITPLLEEVVYRGFLLTSLASTMNWQLAVAISSVVFSASHFSGDNFLQLLIVGLVLGCSYCWTGNLSASICIHSLYNALIMYLTFIS, from the exons ATGAACACAGCTCTGCAGTGTCAATTTCCCGCAAATTTCTGCACGGATTACGGCAATAGGTTGCTGAAATGCAACTCTTTCAGTAAAAGGGCTTCTTTCATCCGTCGCTGCATAAAAAATGAGACAAAATCACAACCCCATCAG GGTTTCTCAGTTCTCACAACAGATCCTCAACCTCAACTTGATATTGGAAGTATATGGAGCTCTATGGGTTTTTATGTGTTCAGCATTCACGTCCCGTTGAGTTTTGGCGGTCTTTCTGCTGCTGCAAAGATATTGCATCAACCCATCCTCGATCCACAGACTGAG GCATTCTTTATCTTCGCAATCCAAACCTTAGAGCTTAGCATTGTTTTGCTGCTGCTAAAGTGCCCCGGTAAGCCTCAGTATGACCTTACAGATTTCTTTCGTGCCAATAAGTCTTCAAAACAACGAAGCTGGCTGCTGGCATCAGTGCTCGGGCTTGGAATCCTTCTGTCATTGGTCTTTATCACTTCGTATTTTGCTGAGAGATTGATTGGACCCAAG GATGTGAACAATCCATTTGTCAAGGATATTCTCACCAGCGGCTGGAGTTCTGCAACCGCCTGCATTCTTGTCTACTCCATCATCACTCCGTTGCTGGAAGAAGTCGTGTACAGAGGTTTTCTCTTGACATCTCTTGCCTCCACAATGAACTGGCAGCTAGCGGTTGCAATCAGTTCCGTTGTTTTCAGTGCATCCCACTTCTCCGGTGATAACTTCTTGCAACTCCTCATTGTTGGATTGGTGCTCGGATGCTCTTACTGTTGGACGGGGAACTTGAGTGCATCGATATGCATACATTCTCTGTACAACGCCCTGATAATGTATCTAACATTTATATCATGA
- the LOC121803197 gene encoding PLASMODESMATA CALLOSE-BINDING PROTEIN 5-like encodes MDPSQLLFVLSISLAVASSVQAQGEGAAVAARQLWCVAKNNAEDAALQSALDWACGPGGANCGPIQNGGPCYDASDVARMASFSFNDYYVKNHNSGDDTCSFSNTAALTDLNPSYGNCKFTSRSGASSSGNFSGAVSDTADLSSSNSISIVGCRWLLDPLSVLIFCFIYNLWNSN; translated from the exons ATGGATCCGTCTCAATTACTCTTTGTCCTTTCAATCTCCCTGGCAGTAGCCAGTTCCGTGCAGGCCCAAGGTGAGGGAGCAGCGGTGGCGGCGAGGCAGCTATGGTGCGTGGCGAAGAACAACGCCGAGGACGCAGCCTTGCAGTCAGCCCTTGACTGGGCTTGTGGGCCAGGCGGGGCGAATTGTGGGCCCATACAAAATGGTGGGCCCTGCTACGACGCGTCCGACGTGGCTCGAATGGCCTCCTTCTCCTTCAATGACTACTACGTCAAGAATCACAACTCCGGCGACGACACCTGCAGCTTTAGCAACACTGCTGCCCTTACTGACCTCAACCCAA GCTACGGAAATTGCAAATTCACCTCTAG GTCAGGCGCAAGTAGTAGTGGGAACTTTAGTGGAGCCGTGTCGGATACTGCTGACTTAAGCAGTAGTAATTCCATTTCCATAGTTGGATGTCGGTGGTTGTTGGATCCGCTTTCAGTTCTCATCTTCTgctttatttataatttgtggAATTCTAATTAG